In Aquipuribacter hungaricus, a single genomic region encodes these proteins:
- the def gene encoding peptide deformylase, producing MALKDIRLFGDPVLRTPAAEVTTFDKELRQLVKDLEDTMLEAPGAGLAAPQIGVGLRVFTWYVDDQLGHLVNPTLDLSDELQEGEEGCLSFPGIYADTPRAMRVVAKGQDMHGEPLVVEGSALLARAVQHETDHLDGILFIDRLDREQKKQAMRMIREAEWAGDRAPVVKVSPHSTFGAAR from the coding sequence ATGGCGCTGAAGGACATCCGGCTGTTCGGCGACCCGGTGCTGCGGACCCCCGCCGCCGAGGTCACCACGTTCGACAAGGAGCTCCGCCAGCTGGTCAAGGACCTCGAGGACACCATGCTCGAGGCCCCCGGCGCGGGCCTGGCGGCCCCCCAGATCGGCGTCGGCCTGCGGGTGTTCACCTGGTACGTCGACGACCAGCTCGGCCACCTGGTCAACCCCACCCTCGACCTGTCCGACGAGCTGCAGGAGGGCGAGGAGGGCTGCCTCTCCTTCCCCGGCATCTACGCCGACACCCCCCGCGCCATGCGCGTCGTGGCCAAGGGGCAGGACATGCACGGCGAGCCGCTCGTCGTCGAGGGCTCGGCGCTGCTGGCCCGTGCCGTCCAGCACGAGACCGACCACCTCGACGGCATCCTCTTCATCGACCGGCTCGACCGGGAGCAGAAGAAGCAGGCCATGCGCATGATCCGCGAGGCCGAGTGGGCCGGCGACCGTGCCCCCGTGGTCAAGGTCAGCCCGCACTCCACCTTCGGCGCGGCGCGCTGA